In Runella sp. SP2, the genomic window ACAACGTCGGATTTACCTGCGTGCTTTGTTCTAATTCAGGGCCACCATCGCGCGTGATGAATTGGCTACTCCACAGAGATTTGTCGTTCACTGGCTTTACTGCCGACTTGCTTTCTCCAATATTTATCAACGTCACCACGAAGGCATTCCAGTAAATGTCTTTACGAACGCTTTCTGCACTTTGACAACCACCTTCAAAAAGACACTTCGCCCAGTAACTCTGCTTCGTCACGTTGCTGAACGACACTTCAAAACTTGAAGTAGTTACACCTGTGTTCCAAAACGTTTGACTGCCTGCGGGGCAATTGGCTGAGATTGTCACTGTCGTGCCTGTACAAACTATCTCTTGAGACACCGTAATGATTGGCGCTACTTGGGTTGGTGTTAAAGTGAATGTCACCACATTGCTCTTCTCACTCACACAACCATTTTCCGTCTGACATCGAGCGTAGTACGACGTCGTTTGGCTGGGTACTGTGGCGGGAAGACTTGGCAAAGCAACGTTCGTCGTGGCATTGTACCAAACTGTCCGCAAACTCCCGCAAGACGATTGTCCACTGAAACTAGCCGATGGGTTACAACTGCTCGTCGATGATAGCGACACCGTTGGCGCTGATGGAATTACAACCAATTTTAACCGCATTACCCCCGACTCAGATTCTACACAAGAAACCGTTCCTCCTGATTGACGACAACGTACGCGGTAGTTGTGGAACTGATTATCCACCAAACCCACTGGCACACCCGCACTGTATTCACCACCATCCACTGAATAAAGCGTTACTTCATTTACTCCGCAATTGGCATTAAAACTAAGTGGTATATTCACCAAACTACACACTTCCTTCGTCTCTCCTACGGCTACTGTTACACCATCCACGAACAGAGACACATTTTGCGGAACAGTCGAACGGTAGTTAATCGTCAACTCAATCGGTGAGGTATATGTCACAGGGCAAGAGCCATCGCAAGCCGCTTGGTAGCGGTGGAGTTGGTTATTGGACGATTGGGATACTGGGGCATTAGGAGACCAGTCACTCCACGAGCCACTTCCGACTTGTACTCGCCAAACAGGCGACCCCGAAACACATAAACCCGAAACCGTAAACTGCAAACCGTTCACAGGATTCGCATCCGTGTCGCACAAAACTTGAGAATTGCCTTCGTTTAAGGTTTGTTGCAACGTAGTCAGCGTAATCGTCGGCTTACCTTGAATTTTCACCTCCACGCTACCTAGTTGACTTTGGCTACACGTCGTTGATGAGCTCTCTTCCACACTCAATAACGTATAAACAGATGTCCCCACTACTCCCGTTGGAGCTGATACCGTGACACTGTTGCCACTTGTCGTTGTCACCGTTTGCGGAGCACCATCGTTGATTTTGTAAGTAAATTTGTAAGGTGTTACCCCTCCATTACCCGTAAAAACAACCGTAGGGGAAGCTCCATCTTTGCACGCAACACCCCCACCTGTAATCGCCGCCGTAGGCAGTGCTTTCATCGTCACTTGAATTGACACCGTCTTAGGACAAGGGTTACTCGCATCATTGACTGAGAAATACATCGTTTGAGTACCCGACAGCGCCACATTAGTCAACGTGAATGTATTGGATGCTTGGTCATACGTACCCGCTTGGATAGTGAGCAGGGCGTCACTGTACCACGTACTACCCGCCGTAAAGTTATTGGTGCCACCGATTTGAAGGGCAGAAGTGCCTATTGTTCCACAAACCGACATTGGAGCTACAATCATATCATTGTTAGTGACATTCGGCACTGAATTACCTTGTGGATACTCAATGACGCCATCATTGGTCAATGCCGAATTGGTGTGCGTTTGCACAGTATTAACCGTAAACAGCCCTGCGTTGGTAAATGTACCCGCATTGTTGAGGTTATCAAAAATGGTGAGCTTGGCGCAAGCATTATTGTTAAAGATTGAACCAGCCTCATTTTGTACCCCGTCTATTGCCGTTTGTTTAATACTAATTTCGCCACCTGCATTATTAAACACGGCATTAACTCCTTGTACATTGGCGATACCACTACCTGTCAAAGAGCCATTTTCTCCCATCTGAATCAAACCTGCATTGGTAAACGCACGGGTAGAAACAATGCCGCTCTGCACTTGGTCAATGTAGATTTTTGCACCTGTGGTATTGGTAAAAGCTGTCGTACTCAGAATACCCGTGCTAAAACTTCCTTCACTAGCATTAAACACATTACTAATCGTGATTTTGCCCGCATTTTGGAAAGTGCCAGAGGAATTCCATATCCCATTGCCCCAAGGGTTAGCAATAGAAATGATTCCTGTAGCACTGTTGGTGAAGTTGGTAGAACTGCTACCAGTATTCAGAATACCGTCTTGTGCACGAACAAGTCCAATATTTCCAACGGTAATCACCGCATCGTTGGTGAAGGTTCCCTCATTCCGAATAGCGCCTATAGCGCTCGTATTTAAAATACCTATTCGATTGATACGTATCTCTCCCCCAACTTTATTCGTAAACGTGCAACCAGTTGCACTTCGAAGCCCCACTCCCCTAATATCCTTCTGACTCCCGATGTCAATAAGGGCTTCATTATTCATCACAGTACCCGTATTCAATAGGTAAATGGCATGGCTGCCCGTCCAATCAATATAAATCGCCCCCCCCGTTTTGTTATTAAAAGTATTACCCTCTAGTCTTATCCCCCCCCCAGTAACGGCTGCATTGCTACCAATTTTTATGAGGGCTTCATTATTGACTAATCCGTTTGAATAAAATGCTTGAGCCCCTCCCGCTTGGTCAATATAGATAGCAGCATTGGGTTTGTTATTAAACGTACCACCGTTGCGATGCACAATACCGATGGCTCCAACAGCACTGGTATTACCTACTCGGATGGTACCGTTATTGTCCAACGTACCATAGTTGTCTAATCCATGACGCGGTGATACTGCGCCGTTAATAGCAAGGCTTCCCGTAGCGTTTATTGTCAGTACCGCTCCGCCCAATACTAGCACCGACTTGGCCACGGCAGCCGTACCCGCCCCAATGACAGGGTCGTTTGTTACATTAGGGATATTTACATCATCAGTTGCCGTAGGAACGCTGCCATCTTGCCAGTTGCCTGCCGTCGCCCAATCGGTAGATACACAACCCGTCCAAGTATCGGTAGTGGTAACAGTAAAGGGCGAAGAAAGTACAACGGGATTGCTTGCATAAGTCGTCTCGCAACTTGGGCTGCCTTGAATACGTGCTTTGATGTTATAGTTCCCTGCGTCCAAGTTGTTGAAAGTGGCGTTGGTACTCCAAGTATCACCATTATTGATACTGTATTCTATTGTACCCGTTCCTGTGGCATTCACTACGATAGTCCCAGTTGGCACGGCGCAAGTAGGTTGGGTGACGGTGGGAGCAGTAATGTTGGGGGGAGTACAATTCATGGTAAAGTTCAAACACCAGCCTCCAATGCTTCCTGTATTAGTAACGGCATCATCTACTGCGTACAAATACCAAGTGCCATTGGGATTACTATTAATAAAAAGTGTTCCCAAAGACGTGGTGCTCGCGGAGGTATAGGGTCCCGCCGGAGCAGGAGAAGGGAAAGCATCGGTACCTACCTCAAAATCGGTCGGTCTGAAAGTTCCGCTGACCAATGTCGTGTTGTTCGGCAATTCACTTGATGCACTTGAGTCGAAAATCAAATCAAGGTTTGTGACGGCATTTGCCCCGCCGACATCAGACATAAAAACATATTTTTGACCGGTCGGAGAGTACAGCAGTAAGTCAATGTCATCAGGCGCGGTATGCGTTAAGTTTTTCAGCGTAATCGTTACTTTCTCAATCGTACCCGTTAGGCCCGATACATTAATGCGGGAGGGATAAGGCGTAGCCATCCCATTATCGTTGATTGTAATGCCGCCTTCGTTACAAAAGGTAGTACCATCTACAGTGGTGGCAGTATTGACCGTTTGGATAAGGGAGCCAGAGCTGCTGTTAAACCCAGCGGTTCCGTTGTAATGAACAGTAACCAAGTGGCCGCCCTCTGTCCAGTTAGATTTACTGAACGTGGCTTGTCCGCTGCCATTGAGCGACACATTCGTAGCTAAAGCTTGTGCGCCTTCAAAAAAAGATACGGTCCCCGTCGTAACGGGGTTTCCACTGCTGGTTACAGTGGCGGTAATAGTAACGCTATTTCCCGTAAAAGACGGATTCAGGCTTGATGTAAGCACTGTAGCGGTAGGCACATCGGCCCGCAGGAAAGTAGGGTTGGCCAAACCCAAATAAGACAACAGCAACAATGCAAGAAGTGGTAGTTTTAGTATTGCCCAACGTTGTACTGATGTACAGATTCCCCCCTTCAGGGAGAATAAAAGGAAAGAGAGTATGGAATGTGGCATAGTAGGGTAAAGGATAGTCATCTGATTTATCGACGGTTTGAGTAACAAGTATATTTTCGGCTAATTTTTGAAGCAATCCCGCCGCCAACAGCGCACTGAAGAGCCTTCTTAACGTAATGGTTGAGGGGGTAGTTAGCTTAGTTGATTTGAGGACGGAATACGCAGAAAAAATGTGCTGACCGACAGAGTAAAAATAGAGAGAATAAACAAAACAATGTTAGTCTATTCGTCCAATTACTTAGTCTATTGTTCCAAAATTTAGTCTATTGTTCCGTATTACTTCAAAAAAGGGGCAAAATGGAGAATATGAGGAGCTACTTACTCTACTGATGAAGTAGTGGGCAAGCCAAACTTTTTTAAAACGGCCTGGAAGCGGGGCTCTTTGCGAATGGCTCTGTACATGGGAGTCACTAAAATCTCGGAAGAGACACGCCCCATCGAAGCTGCCTTTTCCAAACAAATTAAACTGCTGTCTTTTTGACCTAAGCCAGCATAAAGCATGGATTTGCTGACAAAATCCTGCGCTTCGCTACCCATTTTATTCAGCAACGTACGAGTAGGGGCTGGACTTCCCAACCTAGCCGCGCAATACGCACTGCTTACATTCCCGTACTTCATGTTTGGATTGAGTTGTTCCATTTTCGTAAACTCCTTCAGGGCTTTATCGAACCGGTTGTGGTACAGCTCATACTCACCTCTCGCCATGTAATACACAAAGGAGTCATCAAAAATCAATTTTCCGTCGGCAAGGGCTTTTTGAGCTAAATCGTCACGATTGGCATACGCACAATTCCAGATATGACCAGAGAGAATTACGGGATACAATGGATCTAACGAAACAGCCTTGGTGCTATACCGCAGGGCTTCGTTCAGCTGGCCCATGGAGCGCAATAACAGACTGTACCAGTAGATAGTTTGGGCATCGTTAGGGCGATATTTGAGAGAGATTTCGTAGGCCGTTTTGGCTTGTTTCCACCTAAACCGTCCACGGTAAATATTGCCCAGCGTGGCATAGGCTGTACTGTTATGTTCATCCAACTGAATGGCTTTGAGCGCTTGCTCTTCGGCCAGCTCCATCGACGGCTGTAGCTCCCGATACCCCATATTTCCTAAAAACAAGCACGCACTCGCTTTGTAGGCTTGAGCTTCGGCAAAGGTGGAGTCTAGGGCCAGCGCCTTGTCAAAACGAAGAATACTTTCGAGCAATTTTTCTTTGGTACGGGTCAGGCATAAGGTACGTCCGAGCAAAAACTCCTGATAAGCTTCCTGATTTTGCGTAGGTACGCGTTCCAATTCTTGCAAAAGCGCGGGCGAAATTTTTTGTTTCAATTGCGCCACAATGCCTTGTATCATCTCATTCTTCAATCGGAAAAGTTGGGATAAATCCCCTTTGAATTGTTGACTCCAAACTTGATGTTCGTCCTGCGCGCGTATCAGCGACAGGCCTATTTCGATGGCGTTGTTCTGCTCCTTGACCGTTCCTTTTAATAGATACACCACCCCCAGTTCTTTCCCAATCTGCCCATTGGTTTTGTTGGAATCTCGGTACTGATTTGTTGAACCTTGGGCAATCACTTTTAGGTTTTCAATCAACGAAAGCGATGAATGCAGGCCGTTCAAAATACCGTCCGCCAAAGCGGGATTTTGGTTAAGACTTTTGAAAGGCAAAATGGCAACTGAATTGTCAAAATGCGGCAGGTAATCGTCGGAGGCGTTGGCCGTCGAAGATTTTAACATTCCCCAAAACACCCCGCCCGCCATTATAACCATTATTATTAGGCCAACAACGACCCAATTCCGACGCGTCATTGGGCTACTCGGCGGCGGCGGCGTTTCTTCAGGCAACAAAACCTCTTCTACAACGACCTCTACTTCCTGCGGAATCGGTAAATTATTTTTACTTTTTCGGTATTCCGTAGGGCTAATGCCATAGGCTTGAATAAAATACTTGCTAAAATTTTGGGGGCTATCTATACCTACCAAACCCGCGATTTCGGTGATACGCAAATTGGAAGAATCAAGCAGCGCCTTGGCTTTGTCAAGACGAATACTCCTAATATAAAGC contains:
- a CDS encoding Ig-like domain repeat protein: MPHSILSFLLFSLKGGICTSVQRWAILKLPLLALLLLSYLGLANPTFLRADVPTATVLTSSLNPSFTGNSVTITATVTSSGNPVTTGTVSFFEGAQALATNVSLNGSGQATFSKSNWTEGGHLVTVHYNGTAGFNSSSGSLIQTVNTATTVDGTTFCNEGGITINDNGMATPYPSRINVSGLTGTIEKVTITLKNLTHTAPDDIDLLLYSPTGQKYVFMSDVGGANAVTNLDLIFDSSASSELPNNTTLVSGTFRPTDFEVGTDAFPSPAPAGPYTSASTTSLGTLFINSNPNGTWYLYAVDDAVTNTGSIGGWCLNFTMNCTPPNITAPTVTQPTCAVPTGTIVVNATGTGTIEYSINNGDTWSTNATFNNLDAGNYNIKARIQGSPSCETTYASNPVVLSSPFTVTTTDTWTGCVSTDWATAGNWQDGSVPTATDDVNIPNVTNDPVIGAGTAAVAKSVLVLGGAVLTINATGSLAINGAVSPRHGLDNYGTLDNNGTIRVGNTSAVGAIGIVHRNGGTFNNKPNAAIYIDQAGGAQAFYSNGLVNNEALIKIGSNAAVTGGGIRLEGNTFNNKTGGAIYIDWTGSHAIYLLNTGTVMNNEALIDIGSQKDIRGVGLRSATGCTFTNKVGGEIRINRIGILNTSAIGAIRNEGTFTNDAVITVGNIGLVRAQDGILNTGSSSTNFTNSATGIISIANPWGNGIWNSSGTFQNAGKITISNVFNASEGSFSTGILSTTAFTNTTGAKIYIDQVQSGIVSTRAFTNAGLIQMGENGSLTGSGIANVQGVNAVFNNAGGEISIKQTAIDGVQNEAGSIFNNNACAKLTIFDNLNNAGTFTNAGLFTVNTVQTHTNSALTNDGVIEYPQGNSVPNVTNNDMIVAPMSVCGTIGTSALQIGGTNNFTAGSTWYSDALLTIQAGTYDQASNTFTLTNVALSGTQTMYFSVNDASNPCPKTVSIQVTMKALPTAAITGGGVACKDGASPTVVFTGNGGVTPYKFTYKINDGAPQTVTTTSGNSVTVSAPTGVVGTSVYTLLSVEESSSTTCSQSQLGSVEVKIQGKPTITLTTLQQTLNEGNSQVLCDTDANPVNGLQFTVSGLCVSGSPVWRVQVGSGSWSDWSPNAPVSQSSNNQLHRYQAACDGSCPVTYTSPIELTINYRSTVPQNVSLFVDGVTVAVGETKEVCSLVNIPLSFNANCGVNEVTLYSVDGGEYSAGVPVGLVDNQFHNYRVRCRQSGGTVSCVESESGVMRLKLVVIPSAPTVSLSSTSSCNPSASFSGQSSCGSLRTVWYNATTNVALPSLPATVPSQTTSYYARCQTENGCVSEKSNVVTFTLTPTQVAPIITVSQEIVCTGTTVTISANCPAGSQTFWNTGVTTSSFEVSFSNVTKQSYWAKCLFEGGCQSAESVRKDIYWNAFVVTLINIGESKSAVKPVNDKSLWSSQFITRDGGPELEQSTQVNPTLYFVENANKMAPRYWTINVEACGLSTDGSLTFDMLATPEMGVLRSFNTHENNAPYFMYANREGWTELYAQNHPAYGFYQDNGAGGNFYDAGLPKGLYKLGIRYWDQKGWGSIYPSTRKPQGNVLAYQEYWFRIQSKDGVGLGAARQVATGSGQVAKGKGQAADNGKQITDNVSFATVLPNPVTNILRLKVQDSKGQVVQAALMDAAGREVLSRQFVPETNTHQEEFSVSALPTGMYFLKVTTSDQQVTLKVVKVE
- a CDS encoding helix-turn-helix domain-containing protein — encoded protein: MSIMNRSDSEILEKLTRLIENNVSNSELSLEAVYKELGVSKTRLHRIVKDKTQLSTTLYIRSIRLDKAKALLDSSNLRITEIAGLVGIDSPQNFSKYFIQAYGISPTEYRKSKNNLPIPQEVEVVVEEVLLPEETPPPPSSPMTRRNWVVVGLIIMVIMAGGVFWGMLKSSTANASDDYLPHFDNSVAILPFKSLNQNPALADGILNGLHSSLSLIENLKVIAQGSTNQYRDSNKTNGQIGKELGVVYLLKGTVKEQNNAIEIGLSLIRAQDEHQVWSQQFKGDLSQLFRLKNEMIQGIVAQLKQKISPALLQELERVPTQNQEAYQEFLLGRTLCLTRTKEKLLESILRFDKALALDSTFAEAQAYKASACLFLGNMGYRELQPSMELAEEQALKAIQLDEHNSTAYATLGNIYRGRFRWKQAKTAYEISLKYRPNDAQTIYWYSLLLRSMGQLNEALRYSTKAVSLDPLYPVILSGHIWNCAYANRDDLAQKALADGKLIFDDSFVYYMARGEYELYHNRFDKALKEFTKMEQLNPNMKYGNVSSAYCAARLGSPAPTRTLLNKMGSEAQDFVSKSMLYAGLGQKDSSLICLEKAASMGRVSSEILVTPMYRAIRKEPRFQAVLKKFGLPTTSSVE